Proteins from a genomic interval of Salinarchaeum sp. Harcht-Bsk1:
- a CDS encoding tRNA (cytidine(56)-2'-O)-methyltransferase, which yields MHGEPEVTILRLGHRPGRDDRMTTHVALTARALGADRVLLPANATDAYDTATDVTGRFGGPFAVESTERTISILEEWEGSIAHLTMYGEPVQTVEEEVRTAHREEPLLVVVGAEKVPWDVYEHADWNLGVTNQPHSEVAALAVFLDRLFEGQELDREWDDAERAVVPKAEGKLVEELHAEDASTGSDGADSDGCDGASGDEG from the coding sequence ATGCACGGCGAGCCCGAGGTCACCATCCTTCGACTCGGTCACCGCCCCGGTCGCGACGACCGGATGACGACTCACGTTGCGCTGACGGCACGCGCCCTCGGCGCAGATCGCGTCCTGCTCCCCGCGAACGCGACGGACGCCTACGACACCGCCACGGACGTCACCGGTCGGTTCGGCGGCCCGTTTGCCGTCGAGTCCACGGAGCGCACCATCTCGATCCTCGAGGAGTGGGAGGGCTCGATCGCCCATCTGACGATGTACGGCGAGCCGGTCCAGACCGTCGAGGAGGAAGTGCGGACGGCCCATCGCGAGGAGCCGCTACTCGTCGTCGTGGGCGCGGAGAAGGTTCCATGGGACGTCTACGAGCACGCCGACTGGAACCTCGGCGTGACGAACCAGCCCCACTCCGAGGTCGCGGCGCTGGCTGTCTTTCTCGACCGTCTGTTCGAGGGGCAGGAACTCGACCGAGAGTGGGACGACGCCGAGCGAGCGGTCGTACCGAAAGCGGAAGGGAAGCTCGTCGAGGAGCTGCATGCCGAGGACGCGTCGACCGGGAGCGACGGTGCCGATAGCGATGGCTGCGATGGGGCCAGTGGCGACGAGGGCTGA
- a CDS encoding VOC family protein yields MQLNELTRFTDDVEAVSAFYESLPGATEVAAGEGISIVSVGDLTVLVHEEYEAEGDDLPPDDHVSFEVENLDATVADLRNAGLEIARGPETYDWGRSAYLRDPDGRQIEIAEAE; encoded by the coding sequence ATGCAGCTCAACGAACTCACGCGGTTCACAGACGACGTGGAGGCAGTGTCGGCGTTCTACGAGTCGCTGCCCGGCGCGACGGAGGTCGCGGCCGGCGAGGGGATCTCGATCGTGTCCGTCGGCGACCTGACTGTGCTCGTCCACGAGGAGTACGAGGCGGAGGGCGACGACCTCCCGCCGGACGATCACGTCTCCTTCGAGGTCGAGAATCTCGACGCCACCGTCGCCGACCTCCGGAACGCCGGCCTCGAGATCGCCCGCGGCCCCGAAACGTACGACTGGGGACGGTCGGCGTACCTCCGCGATCCCGACGGGCGCCAGATCGAGATCGCCGAGGCGGAGTGA
- a CDS encoding transcription factor TFIIE subunit alpha: MAFEDLLEDPVIQKYLHELVGPKGMPVAAAPPDGEVTDEELAEELDMELNDVRRALFILYENDLATYRRLRDEDSGWLTYLWTFQYDNIPENLEEELYRLHDALEEREEYERNHEFYLCEVCSIRFEFGEAMEFGFECPECGSPLETMDNDLLIQAMYERIGSLREELHIEGSDA, translated from the coding sequence ATGGCTTTTGAGGATCTCCTCGAGGACCCGGTGATCCAGAAGTACCTCCACGAGCTGGTCGGTCCGAAGGGCATGCCCGTCGCCGCGGCACCGCCCGACGGCGAGGTGACCGACGAGGAACTCGCCGAGGAGCTGGACATGGAGCTCAACGACGTCCGGCGGGCGCTGTTCATTCTCTACGAGAACGACCTCGCGACGTATCGACGGCTCCGCGACGAGGACTCTGGGTGGCTGACCTACCTCTGGACGTTCCAGTACGACAACATCCCGGAGAACCTCGAAGAGGAGCTCTACCGACTCCACGACGCGCTCGAGGAGCGGGAGGAGTACGAGCGCAACCACGAGTTCTACCTCTGTGAGGTCTGCTCGATCCGCTTCGAGTTCGGCGAGGCGATGGAGTTCGGCTTCGAGTGCCCCGAGTGTGGCTCGCCCCTGGAGACGATGGACAACGACCTGCTGATCCAGGCGATGTACGAGCGGATCGGCTCGCTGCGCGAGGAGCTTCACATCGAGGGCTCCGACGCATAA
- a CDS encoding DUF2110 family protein, whose amino-acid sequence MAEAVVLARKIYVAGDARERTLRSLRGQIGNHLSDLDASFEIELREDGFPIVTLEGEDAVVARNLLAETFDEIPTSADGASGDGEQEATGPFDPEETYTGTLESWDENGFVLDAGVPVRVPPSEIELGPGNPEQIVERFGLVQHLPMQFQVTGERWEGDADGPFVAALADAERDRLYEWQRGPGRVTVNSATRSEVRATVNRAGHAQDIVTVERLGLLEQSIVCTEDTDPPGLIASIGEYLPAELRAVV is encoded by the coding sequence ATGGCGGAAGCGGTGGTCCTCGCCCGGAAGATCTACGTCGCGGGTGACGCCCGGGAGCGCACGCTCCGGAGTCTGCGCGGACAGATCGGCAACCACCTCTCGGACCTCGACGCGAGTTTCGAGATCGAACTGCGCGAGGACGGCTTTCCGATCGTCACACTCGAGGGCGAGGACGCGGTCGTCGCGCGGAACCTCCTCGCCGAGACGTTCGACGAGATTCCCACGTCTGCGGATGGAGCCAGCGGCGACGGGGAGCAGGAAGCGACGGGGCCGTTCGACCCCGAGGAGACCTACACCGGGACACTCGAGTCGTGGGACGAGAACGGGTTCGTCCTCGACGCCGGCGTTCCGGTCCGCGTTCCGCCCTCGGAGATCGAGCTCGGTCCGGGGAACCCCGAACAGATCGTCGAGCGCTTCGGCCTCGTCCAGCACCTGCCGATGCAGTTCCAGGTCACGGGCGAGCGCTGGGAGGGCGACGCGGACGGACCGTTCGTCGCGGCACTCGCCGACGCCGAGCGAGACCGCCTCTACGAGTGGCAGCGCGGCCCCGGCCGGGTCACCGTCAACTCCGCGACGCGCTCGGAAGTCCGCGCGACGGTGAATCGAGCTGGCCACGCCCAGGACATCGTCACCGTCGAGCGGCTCGGGCTGCTCGAGCAATCGATCGTCTGCACCGAGGACACCGACCCGCCGGGGCTGATCGCGTCGATCGGCGAGTACCTGCCCGCGGAGCTTCGCGCCGTCGTCTAA
- a CDS encoding DUF5803 family protein, whose product MSPSTSTRRRLLLLFGLVGLLALSGCIGQFGTGLSEGELSRNATYEWDTSATADEWPDDVTVQIEINQAGFLGDDTYHGIYTGNRTQVTFSERGFTRPHSLDIRAVKYQYPNGTVVGHEAIDVDQNARRTRVRLPEGPGRFAWIGDRRNKELRLPAIADGNYTVTLPRHHSVGDFLLSDVSPRSYNTRTVDGHTQIVWTGVDNSQTLLVRFYRDRDFYLFYGLIGLLTVVGAGIFLHYRREIQEIQEWRAAQGLDLDRDDDDGERPPPGMG is encoded by the coding sequence ATGTCACCGAGTACCTCGACCCGTCGCCGACTGCTGCTCCTTTTCGGCCTCGTCGGGTTGCTCGCGCTCTCGGGCTGCATCGGCCAGTTCGGTACCGGTCTCTCGGAGGGCGAACTCTCCCGGAACGCAACCTACGAGTGGGACACGTCGGCGACGGCCGACGAGTGGCCCGACGACGTCACCGTCCAGATCGAGATCAACCAGGCCGGCTTCCTCGGCGACGACACGTATCACGGGATCTACACCGGCAACCGGACGCAGGTCACGTTCTCCGAACGGGGATTCACGCGCCCGCACTCCCTGGACATCCGGGCGGTCAAGTACCAGTACCCCAACGGAACCGTCGTCGGCCACGAGGCGATCGACGTCGACCAGAATGCCCGCCGGACCCGCGTCCGGCTCCCGGAGGGCCCGGGCCGTTTCGCGTGGATCGGCGACCGCCGCAACAAGGAACTGCGCCTCCCCGCGATCGCAGACGGCAACTACACGGTCACGCTGCCCAGGCATCACAGCGTCGGCGATTTCCTCCTCTCGGACGTCTCCCCCCGGAGCTACAACACACGCACGGTCGACGGGCACACCCAGATCGTCTGGACCGGCGTGGACAACAGCCAGACGCTGCTCGTGCGTTTCTACCGCGATCGGGACTTCTACCTCTTCTACGGCCTGATCGGTCTGCTCACCGTCGTCGGCGCAGGGATCTTCCTCCACTACCGGCGGGAGATCCAGGAGATCCAGGAGTGGCGAGCCGCCCAGGGGCTCGACCTCGATCGGGACGATGACGACGGCGAGCGGCCGCCGCCCGGGATGGGCTGA
- a CDS encoding SdpI family protein, with amino-acid sequence MRATVSTRTTRYVGGGLVLLGVLAGVLAWPELPATMDVHWNASGEADGTAPRAVGALLLPAVAAILLGVFDQLPRIDPLGENVADFRGYYDGFVLLLVAFLIGVHGVVLAANLGFDVPLSPVVLVATGGFLAYVGLLMRHAEPNWFVGVRTPWTLSSEEVWRRTHALAGWLFALAGVALAVAGVLGWLLDAEGAMTTAVLGIVLVASFVPVGYSYYLYRSLGGPEDAPA; translated from the coding sequence ATGCGAGCGACAGTCTCGACCCGGACGACCCGCTACGTCGGCGGCGGGCTGGTCCTCCTCGGCGTCCTCGCCGGCGTGCTGGCCTGGCCGGAGCTGCCCGCGACGATGGACGTCCACTGGAACGCGAGCGGCGAGGCCGACGGGACCGCGCCCCGCGCCGTCGGCGCCCTCCTGCTCCCCGCGGTGGCGGCGATCCTGCTGGGCGTCTTCGACCAGCTTCCGCGGATCGACCCGCTCGGCGAGAACGTCGCCGACTTCCGGGGCTACTACGACGGCTTCGTCCTCCTGCTCGTGGCGTTCCTGATCGGCGTCCACGGCGTCGTGCTGGCTGCCAACCTCGGCTTCGACGTGCCGCTCTCGCCGGTCGTACTCGTCGCGACCGGCGGCTTTCTCGCCTACGTCGGCCTGCTCATGCGCCACGCCGAACCCAACTGGTTCGTCGGCGTACGGACGCCCTGGACGCTCTCCAGCGAGGAGGTCTGGCGGCGAACGCACGCTCTCGCGGGTTGGCTGTTCGCGCTCGCCGGCGTCGCGCTGGCCGTGGCTGGAGTTCTGGGCTGGCTGCTCGACGCCGAAGGCGCGATGACGACTGCGGTGCTCGGGATCGTCCTCGTCGCCTCGTTCGTTCCCGTCGGCTACTCCTACTACCTCTATCGCTCGCTCGGCGGGCCGGAGGACGCGCCGGCGTGA
- a CDS encoding molybdopterin-binding protein produces the protein MDVAVVTVGDELLAGDTANTNATWLCTELTDRGVSVRRVITLPDVVGEIARVVNEYRAEYDAVVITGGLGPTHDDLTMEAVAAAFGQEVEHSQAAEDWLVEHGGYSADDLDPGTTGIPAGAEPLHNEVGVAPGCVIGDVYVLPGVPAEMKAMFADVADNFSGPERFVVQVPVDEPESHLVERFAELRETFDVDVGSYPGEHVRVKLSGTDREQVAAAEAWLRERVDLLEE, from the coding sequence ATGGACGTAGCCGTGGTCACCGTCGGCGACGAACTGCTCGCCGGCGACACCGCGAACACGAACGCTACCTGGCTCTGCACGGAGCTGACCGACCGCGGCGTCTCCGTCCGGCGCGTGATCACGCTCCCCGATGTCGTCGGCGAGATCGCCCGGGTCGTCAACGAGTATCGCGCCGAGTACGACGCCGTCGTCATCACGGGCGGGCTCGGCCCGACCCACGACGACCTGACGATGGAGGCGGTCGCCGCCGCGTTTGGACAGGAGGTCGAGCACAGCCAGGCCGCCGAGGACTGGCTCGTGGAACACGGCGGCTACTCCGCGGACGATCTCGACCCCGGCACGACCGGGATCCCGGCCGGCGCCGAACCGCTGCACAACGAGGTCGGCGTCGCTCCCGGCTGCGTCATCGGCGACGTGTACGTGCTCCCCGGCGTGCCCGCTGAGATGAAAGCGATGTTCGCCGACGTTGCGGACAACTTCTCGGGCCCGGAGCGCTTCGTCGTGCAGGTCCCCGTCGACGAGCCCGAATCGCATCTGGTCGAACGCTTCGCAGAGCTCCGAGAGACCTTCGACGTCGACGTCGGGAGCTACCCCGGCGAGCACGTCCGGGTGAAGCTCTCCGGGACGGATCGCGAGCAGGTCGCGGCTGCGGAGGCCTGGCTCCGCGAGCGGGTCGACCTTCTCGAGGAGTGA
- a CDS encoding dolichyl-phosphate hexose transferase, translating into MGTYNEEEAIATVLQDVEEVTDGKAEVVCVDGSSDRTPEIAREHGATVIGQEPQGYGVAVSAAIQAPDRPIVVTTDCDDTYPMEELPVFLEEINDGADVVSGDRISPGADAMPGFNRFGNQVFAAVASVLMLRRVHDTTTGMRAYRKEVIDAIEWTENTGLSAELLIRPLMRGYDVRERPIPYRERAGETKLDPIQGGAAILKSILKVCVQERLR; encoded by the coding sequence ATGGGCACCTACAACGAGGAAGAGGCCATCGCGACGGTGCTCCAGGACGTCGAGGAAGTGACCGACGGCAAGGCCGAAGTCGTCTGCGTCGACGGCTCCTCGGATCGCACGCCCGAGATCGCCCGGGAGCACGGCGCGACCGTCATCGGGCAGGAGCCCCAGGGCTACGGCGTTGCCGTGTCGGCTGCGATTCAGGCGCCCGATCGGCCGATCGTCGTCACGACCGACTGCGACGACACCTACCCGATGGAGGAACTCCCCGTCTTCCTCGAGGAGATCAACGACGGCGCCGACGTCGTGAGCGGGGATCGCATCTCCCCGGGTGCCGACGCGATGCCCGGGTTCAATCGTTTCGGCAATCAGGTGTTTGCGGCCGTCGCGAGCGTGCTCATGCTCCGCCGCGTCCACGACACCACGACCGGCATGCGGGCCTACCGAAAGGAGGTCATCGACGCGATCGAGTGGACCGAGAACACCGGGCTCTCCGCAGAGCTCCTGATTCGACCGCTGATGCGCGGCTACGACGTTCGCGAGCGACCGATCCCGTATCGAGAGCGCGCCGGCGAGACCAAGCTCGATCCGATCCAGGGCGGTGCCGCCATTCTGAAGTCGATTCTGAAGGTCTGCGTCCAGGAGCGGCTTCGATAA
- a CDS encoding GMC family oxidoreductase translates to MTGSAQADGRDASDRTAGRSADPDRSPVANADVCVVGAGPAGTLVADRLAGRDHEVVVLDAGPRFDETERVERMEKAIRPAFSRPDVWDVGGDRDAYESVGDRHYPLNRTRVKGIGGSTLHWQGMVMRLHEADFASASERGVGANWPIEYSDLRPYYAEAETGIGVAGADDNPFAPPREEPFPMPAFPPSYSDSLFAEACEALEISMHSVPNARNSEGYDGRSACQGYGSCRPVCPSGAKYDGSVHAETAAAKGATVIDRAPVQRLEHTTDRIEAAVFATPDGTEHRQEAETFVVAAGGVETPRLLLLSDSEHYPDGLANSSGAVGRYFMDHVFAGAGGVLEEPTRQNHVGFLTSESHQFYDEADERIAPFKLEFFNFAGPSPVGIALTGEDWGDDLLERIRAEYGNHVTVGALVETLPQAENRVALHPDRTDDHGNPVPEIHWSIDDRAKRTIERANEVQHEILDELGASERWTQGVEGTVPTNHHMGTTRMGSDPSASVVNSSLRTHDLENCWIASSSVFPTAGAMNPTLTIGALALKAADHVDAAL, encoded by the coding sequence ATGACCGGGAGCGCTCAGGCCGACGGACGCGACGCCAGCGACCGAACGGCCGGCCGGAGCGCCGACCCCGATCGCTCGCCCGTCGCGAATGCGGACGTCTGCGTCGTCGGCGCGGGGCCCGCGGGAACGCTGGTAGCGGATCGACTCGCGGGACGGGACCACGAGGTCGTCGTCCTCGACGCCGGTCCCCGCTTCGACGAGACGGAACGCGTCGAGCGGATGGAGAAAGCGATTCGCCCCGCGTTCTCGCGACCGGACGTCTGGGACGTCGGCGGCGACCGCGACGCCTACGAATCGGTAGGCGATCGTCACTACCCGCTGAATCGAACGCGAGTCAAGGGGATCGGCGGGTCGACGCTCCACTGGCAGGGGATGGTGATGCGCCTGCACGAGGCGGATTTCGCCTCTGCGAGCGAGCGCGGCGTCGGCGCGAACTGGCCAATCGAGTACAGCGATTTACGACCGTACTACGCGGAGGCAGAGACCGGGATTGGCGTCGCGGGGGCGGACGACAACCCCTTCGCGCCGCCTCGGGAGGAGCCGTTCCCGATGCCGGCGTTTCCACCGAGCTACAGCGACTCGCTGTTCGCGGAGGCCTGTGAGGCGCTGGAGATTTCGATGCACTCGGTGCCGAACGCCCGGAACTCCGAGGGCTACGACGGCCGGAGCGCGTGTCAGGGCTACGGCTCCTGCCGACCGGTCTGTCCCTCTGGCGCGAAGTACGACGGGAGCGTCCACGCCGAAACGGCAGCCGCGAAGGGCGCGACCGTGATCGATCGCGCGCCGGTCCAGCGCCTGGAGCACACGACGGATCGGATCGAGGCGGCGGTGTTCGCGACGCCGGACGGAACCGAACACCGCCAGGAGGCCGAAACCTTCGTCGTGGCTGCCGGCGGCGTCGAGACGCCGCGATTGCTCTTGCTCTCGGACTCGGAGCACTACCCCGACGGTCTCGCGAACTCCAGCGGTGCGGTGGGACGCTACTTCATGGATCACGTGTTCGCGGGCGCCGGCGGCGTGCTCGAGGAGCCGACCCGCCAGAACCACGTCGGCTTCCTCACGAGCGAGTCCCACCAGTTCTACGACGAGGCCGACGAGCGGATCGCGCCGTTCAAACTCGAGTTCTTCAACTTCGCGGGGCCGTCGCCGGTCGGCATCGCGCTGACCGGGGAGGACTGGGGCGACGACCTCCTCGAGCGGATCCGCGCCGAGTACGGCAACCACGTCACCGTCGGCGCGCTGGTCGAGACGCTGCCGCAGGCGGAGAACCGCGTCGCGTTGCATCCGGATCGGACCGACGACCACGGTAACCCGGTCCCGGAGATCCACTGGTCGATCGACGACCGGGCGAAGCGGACGATCGAGCGAGCCAACGAGGTCCAGCACGAGATTCTCGACGAACTCGGCGCTTCGGAGCGCTGGACCCAGGGCGTCGAGGGCACGGTGCCGACGAACCACCACATGGGGACGACCCGGATGGGGTCGGACCCGTCGGCGAGCGTGGTGAATTCCTCGCTCAGGACCCACGACCTCGAGAACTGCTGGATCGCGTCGAGTTCGGTGTTCCCCACCGCCGGTGCGATGAACCCGACCCTGACGATCGGCGCGCTCGCGTTGAAAGCCGCCGACCACGTCGACGCGGCGCTGTGA
- a CDS encoding gluconate 2-dehydrogenase subunit 3 family protein — translation MQLTRRDAVAALAALGSGGAVALGAREWQRSGGDAADDASSGDTVGDGLATDDQVRDAMVAVAEVVYPSDVTGIQTFVERFLAGRLEREGHGEGIRRAVADLDDLARSWYDAPVADLDPADRDALLREVGADVADEVPDGTTAERIRYYVVNDLLLGLYTSPTGGELAGIENPIGHPGGIASYQRGPNE, via the coding sequence GTGCAGCTGACCAGACGGGACGCCGTCGCGGCGCTGGCGGCGCTCGGCTCGGGCGGGGCGGTCGCACTGGGCGCGCGGGAGTGGCAGCGCTCCGGGGGCGATGCCGCGGACGACGCGAGCAGTGGCGATACCGTGGGCGACGGCCTCGCCACAGACGACCAGGTTCGGGACGCGATGGTCGCCGTCGCGGAGGTCGTCTATCCCAGCGACGTCACGGGAATCCAGACCTTCGTCGAGCGATTCCTCGCGGGGCGACTGGAGCGCGAGGGCCACGGCGAGGGCATCCGCCGCGCCGTCGCCGACCTCGACGACCTGGCTCGATCGTGGTACGACGCGCCGGTCGCGGACCTCGACCCCGCAGACCGCGACGCGTTGCTCCGCGAGGTCGGTGCCGACGTGGCCGACGAGGTCCCCGACGGCACGACGGCCGAGCGGATCCGCTACTACGTCGTGAACGACCTCCTGCTCGGACTCTACACGTCGCCGACGGGCGGCGAACTCGCAGGGATCGAGAATCCGATCGGGCACCCCGGAGGAATCGCGAGCTACCAGCGGGGGCCGAACGAATGA
- a CDS encoding iron ABC transporter permease — translation MSVRERLQVVRQRIGGSGDAGERPPRSLLAISGAIALVVVFPLVWLLVTAAEIDPGEAWDLATSEETLTVLKNSLLLMGGVTAGSVLLGVPLAYLTVRTDLPFRRFWTIVSALPLVIPSYVGAFTVVSAFGPRGRFQDMLEPLGVEQIPEIYGLPGAIVVITLYTYPYVYLTTRAALLSFDARLVEAARTLNHGKLAAFWRVTLPQIRPAIAAGALLAALYAISDFGTPAIMRLPVFTREIYVEFGQLGQAPEAVLSLQLLAIVALVLVIERWIVPDASASESEATRDRPVSLGRWRWVAMGFPALVAGLALLVPLWILYLWLSSSATARRPSLAFEWSMATNSVKVAAAAALIAAIAALPIGYLSAHHDSRLAAVFERGTYLGFAVPGVVLGLSLVYLGTRLVPALYFTLPLLIFGYVVRFLPQAVGSIRSTTLQVDPRLVEAARTLGDSPFRAFRRVTLPQIVPGIVAGAALVFLTTMKELPVTLMLKPNEFETIATQIWRAQDSHFYQYAVVPALLLMVISGFSMIVLLASEGGREGL, via the coding sequence ATGTCGGTGCGGGAGCGGCTGCAGGTGGTTCGCCAGCGGATCGGCGGCAGTGGCGACGCCGGAGAGCGCCCTCCCCGGAGCCTGCTCGCGATCAGCGGCGCGATCGCGCTGGTCGTCGTGTTCCCACTCGTGTGGCTGCTCGTGACGGCTGCAGAGATCGATCCCGGCGAGGCCTGGGACCTCGCCACGAGCGAGGAGACGCTGACGGTCCTGAAGAACAGCCTCCTGCTGATGGGCGGCGTGACGGCCGGCTCCGTGCTGCTCGGCGTGCCGCTCGCCTACCTCACCGTCCGGACGGACCTGCCGTTCCGCCGCTTCTGGACGATCGTCTCGGCGCTCCCGCTCGTGATCCCCAGCTACGTCGGCGCGTTCACGGTCGTCTCGGCGTTCGGGCCCAGGGGCCGCTTCCAGGACATGCTCGAACCGCTCGGCGTCGAACAGATCCCTGAGATCTACGGGCTGCCCGGTGCGATCGTCGTGATCACGCTCTACACCTACCCCTACGTCTACCTCACGACGCGTGCCGCACTCTTGAGCTTCGACGCCCGGCTCGTCGAGGCGGCGCGGACGCTCAACCACGGCAAACTCGCCGCGTTCTGGCGGGTGACGCTCCCACAGATTCGTCCGGCGATCGCCGCCGGCGCGTTGCTCGCCGCACTCTACGCGATTTCGGACTTCGGGACGCCGGCGATCATGCGCCTCCCCGTCTTCACGCGGGAGATCTACGTCGAGTTCGGACAGCTCGGACAGGCGCCGGAGGCCGTGCTCTCCCTCCAGTTGCTCGCGATCGTCGCGCTCGTCCTCGTGATCGAGCGGTGGATCGTCCCGGACGCCTCGGCGAGCGAATCGGAGGCGACGCGCGACCGCCCCGTCAGCCTCGGACGCTGGCGGTGGGTCGCGATGGGATTCCCGGCGTTGGTGGCGGGGCTCGCGTTGCTCGTCCCGCTGTGGATCCTCTACCTCTGGCTGTCGAGTTCCGCGACGGCCCGCAGGCCGTCGCTGGCGTTCGAGTGGAGCATGGCGACGAACTCCGTGAAGGTGGCTGCCGCCGCGGCACTGATCGCCGCCATCGCGGCGCTCCCGATCGGCTACCTCTCCGCTCACCACGACTCCCGGCTCGCGGCGGTCTTCGAGCGTGGCACCTACCTCGGCTTCGCCGTTCCGGGCGTCGTCCTCGGGCTCTCGCTGGTGTACCTCGGCACCCGGCTCGTCCCCGCGCTGTACTTCACGCTCCCGCTGCTCATCTTCGGTTACGTCGTCCGCTTCCTGCCACAGGCCGTCGGCTCGATCCGCTCGACGACGCTGCAGGTCGATCCGCGGCTCGTCGAGGCCGCTCGCACGCTCGGCGACTCGCCGTTCCGGGCGTTCCGCCGGGTGACTCTGCCACAGATCGTCCCCGGGATCGTCGCCGGCGCCGCACTCGTCTTTCTCACGACGATGAAGGAGCTCCCGGTGACGCTCATGCTCAAACCCAACGAGTTCGAGACGATCGCGACGCAGATCTGGCGCGCCCAGGACTCCCACTTCTACCAGTACGCCGTGGTACCGGCGCTCCTGTTGATGGTGATCTCCGGGTTCTCGATGATCGTGTTGCTGGCGAGCGAAGGCGGTCGGGAAGGGCTCTGA
- a CDS encoding DUF6159 family protein codes for MGFFGRLKTGWNLAKDSTHVLREEPSLAVFPLLSGIFGLLFMAALFGGTYVTAGLEEGPVTYAVLFVLYFGSTFIAAFFNAALVHNAREVFHGRDPTLGEGMRAAWSHKRTLAIWALVAATVGMILRAIEGSDNPLAEIAAMLFSVAWGILTYFIVPVIVFEDVTPTEMFKRSGETFKSTWGETAGAGFGVGLVTAIFAIVGLALAVGVFFLFGAGTFGVVGGVAVGAVVLLAAYLFGSALGYIARTALYVYATENEQPEAFRNVDFSRTH; via the coding sequence ATGGGATTCTTCGGCCGCCTCAAAACTGGATGGAACCTCGCGAAAGACAGCACGCACGTGCTCCGGGAAGAGCCCTCCCTCGCCGTCTTTCCGCTACTCAGCGGGATCTTCGGCCTCCTCTTCATGGCCGCGTTGTTCGGTGGCACGTACGTGACGGCGGGTCTCGAAGAGGGACCGGTCACCTACGCCGTCCTCTTCGTCCTCTACTTCGGCTCCACGTTCATCGCCGCGTTCTTCAACGCCGCACTGGTCCACAACGCTCGCGAAGTGTTCCACGGCCGCGATCCGACCCTCGGCGAGGGGATGCGCGCGGCGTGGAGCCACAAGCGGACGCTCGCGATCTGGGCGCTGGTCGCCGCCACCGTCGGGATGATCCTCCGCGCGATCGAGGGCAGCGACAACCCGCTCGCGGAGATCGCCGCCATGCTCTTCAGCGTCGCCTGGGGTATCCTGACCTACTTCATCGTCCCCGTGATCGTCTTCGAGGACGTCACTCCGACGGAGATGTTCAAGCGGAGCGGCGAGACGTTCAAGTCGACCTGGGGCGAGACCGCCGGCGCCGGCTTCGGGGTCGGGCTGGTGACCGCGATCTTCGCGATCGTCGGCCTCGCACTCGCCGTGGGCGTCTTCTTCCTCTTCGGCGCCGGCACCTTCGGCGTCGTCGGCGGCGTCGCCGTCGGCGCGGTCGTCCTGCTCGCGGCGTACCTCTTCGGGAGCGCGCTGGGCTACATCGCCCGCACCGCGCTGTACGTCTACGCCACGGAGAACGAACAGCCCGAAGCCTTCCGGAACGTCGACTTCTCGCGGACGCACTGA